Proteins from a genomic interval of Canis lupus familiaris isolate Mischka breed German Shepherd chromosome 33, alternate assembly UU_Cfam_GSD_1.0, whole genome shotgun sequence:
- the MUC20 gene encoding mucin-20 isoform X1: protein MRFPCGLALHLLHLLLPRGPPGAPGGAAGPSTSRPGPVVTANHVEEPAMTPGVRTNSEGAFQTADLLETSVPSHMPLETQTLSPQTFDWTLILANSNSEAETRDTKTTFPAMEGRAFTKMTPSKFTVVITTPMEASATSGNPVGTGMTTVETVTGSDLAKSVFDALCTDDSSEEAKRITIDVLTLAHTSVEAEGLALKSSAFSDSSVLAITAPRALAPDKSTPAKGLFAYSITDIEVANCSILEIETTATTLGTLDMDLNPTGGEVLSPPVVSALLNSTEAESHVTETTPSAETLSAASATEAATPDTTVETPLTANSPTEGEATAATTTTPSTTLVSVSVNPLEEASVLSIETTSHTKVLGAVTVSTEAGLTVGKATSPAGLSTMAHSYSHIATSKSTIPSQPSTADGTTNESVPITRSPAPSVQLTRANSSQEANITLFRTTALAKTLKTASVAGGKTPTAMPTAVQTRWTTEATADGDGGFFLLRLSVASPEDLTDPRVAERLVQQLCRELHAHLPPARVSLLHVTRG from the exons ATGCGCTTCCCCTGCGGCCTGGCGCTgcacctgctgcacctgctgctcccGCGCGGGCCGCCGGGGGCCCCCGGGGGCGCTGCAG GCCCCAGCACCAGCAGACCAGGTCCTGTGGTGACAGCAAACCACGTAGAAGAGCCTGCCATGACTCCAGGGGTCAGGACAAATTCAGAAGGAGCCTTCCAGACCGCTGACCTTCTTGAGACCTCTGTGCCAAGCCACATGCCTTTGGAAACTCAAACCCTGAGCCCCCAGACGTTTGATTGGACCTTAATCCTGGCCAACAGCAATTCAGAAGCAGAGACCAGGGACACCAAAACCACTTTTCCTGCAATGGAAGGCAGGGCCTTCACCAAAATGACACCTTCCAAGTTCACGGTGGTGATCACCACTCCTATGGAGGCATCGGCCACCAGTGGCAACCCCGTGGGAACTGGGATGACCACAGTTGAGACTGTTACAGGCAGTGATCTTGCAAAATCTGTCTTCGATGCCCTTTGTACTGATGACAGTTCGGAAGAGGCAAAGAGGATCACAATTGACGTCTTGACATTGGCTCACACTTCTGTGGAAGCTGAAGGCCTGGCCTTAAAGAGCAGCGCCTTCTCCGACAGCTCAGTTCTGGCCATCACCGCCCCACGGGCCCTCGCACCTGACAAGAGCACTCCGGCTAAGGGTTTGTTTGCCTACAGCATCACTGACATTGAGGTTGCCAACTGCAGCATTCTAGAAATAGAAACAACTGCCACCACCCTTGGGACCTTGGACATGGATCTCAACCCCACAGGGGGAGAGGTCCTATCTCCCCCTGTGGTGTCAGCTTTGCTCAATTCCACTGAAGCAGAATCACACGTCACCGAGACCACACCATCCGCGGAGACCTTGTCAGCAGCCAGTGCCACAGAGGCAGCCACACCTGATACCACAGTTGAGACCCCACTAACTGCCAATAGCCCTACAGAAGGAGAAGCAACAGCAGCTACGACCACCACCCCCAGCACAACTTTGGTCTCAGTCAGCGTGAACCCCTTGGAAGAAGCTTCAGTCCTCTCTATTGAGACGACAAGCCACACCAAGGTCTTGGGAGCAGTGACAGTCTCCACAGAGGCTGGGTTAACAGTGGGGAAAGCGACTTCACCTGCTGGGCTCTCAACTATGGCCCACAGCTACAGCCACATCGCCACTAGCAAGAGCACCATCCCCTCACAGCCTTCTACCGCGGATGGCACAACCAATGAGTCTGTCCCCATCACCAGGAGCCCCGCTCCTTCTGTCCAGCTGACCAGGGCCAACAGCAGCCAAGAGGCAAACATCACCTTATTTAGGACCACAGCCTTAGCAAAGACCTTGAAGACAGCCAGCGTGGCTGGAGGGAAGACCCCAACAGCTATGCCCACCGCGGTTCAGACAAGGTGGACCACAGAAGCCACTGCGG ATGGGGATGGAGGCTTTTTCCTCCTGCGGCTGAGTGTGGCCTCCCCAGAAGACCTCACTGACCCCAGAGTGGCAGAGAGGCTGGTGCAGCAG
- the MUC20 gene encoding mucin-20 isoform X2, giving the protein MTPGVRTNSEGAFQTADLLETSVPSHMPLETQTLSPQTFDWTLILANSNSEAETRDTKTTFPAMEGRAFTKMTPSKFTVVITTPMEASATSGNPVGTGMTTVETVTGSDLAKSVFDALCTDDSSEEAKRITIDVLTLAHTSVEAEGLALKSSAFSDSSVLAITAPRALAPDKSTPAKGLFAYSITDIEVANCSILEIETTATTLGTLDMDLNPTGGEVLSPPVVSALLNSTEAESHVTETTPSAETLSAASATEAATPDTTVETPLTANSPTEGEATAATTTTPSTTLVSVSVNPLEEASVLSIETTSHTKVLGAVTVSTEAGLTVGKATSPAGLSTMAHSYSHIATSKSTIPSQPSTADGTTNESVPITRSPAPSVQLTRANSSQEANITLFRTTALAKTLKTASVAGGKTPTAMPTAVQTRWTTEATADGDGGFFLLRLSVASPEDLTDPRVAERLVQQLCRELHAHLPPARVSLLHVTRG; this is encoded by the exons ATGACTCCAGGGGTCAGGACAAATTCAGAAGGAGCCTTCCAGACCGCTGACCTTCTTGAGACCTCTGTGCCAAGCCACATGCCTTTGGAAACTCAAACCCTGAGCCCCCAGACGTTTGATTGGACCTTAATCCTGGCCAACAGCAATTCAGAAGCAGAGACCAGGGACACCAAAACCACTTTTCCTGCAATGGAAGGCAGGGCCTTCACCAAAATGACACCTTCCAAGTTCACGGTGGTGATCACCACTCCTATGGAGGCATCGGCCACCAGTGGCAACCCCGTGGGAACTGGGATGACCACAGTTGAGACTGTTACAGGCAGTGATCTTGCAAAATCTGTCTTCGATGCCCTTTGTACTGATGACAGTTCGGAAGAGGCAAAGAGGATCACAATTGACGTCTTGACATTGGCTCACACTTCTGTGGAAGCTGAAGGCCTGGCCTTAAAGAGCAGCGCCTTCTCCGACAGCTCAGTTCTGGCCATCACCGCCCCACGGGCCCTCGCACCTGACAAGAGCACTCCGGCTAAGGGTTTGTTTGCCTACAGCATCACTGACATTGAGGTTGCCAACTGCAGCATTCTAGAAATAGAAACAACTGCCACCACCCTTGGGACCTTGGACATGGATCTCAACCCCACAGGGGGAGAGGTCCTATCTCCCCCTGTGGTGTCAGCTTTGCTCAATTCCACTGAAGCAGAATCACACGTCACCGAGACCACACCATCCGCGGAGACCTTGTCAGCAGCCAGTGCCACAGAGGCAGCCACACCTGATACCACAGTTGAGACCCCACTAACTGCCAATAGCCCTACAGAAGGAGAAGCAACAGCAGCTACGACCACCACCCCCAGCACAACTTTGGTCTCAGTCAGCGTGAACCCCTTGGAAGAAGCTTCAGTCCTCTCTATTGAGACGACAAGCCACACCAAGGTCTTGGGAGCAGTGACAGTCTCCACAGAGGCTGGGTTAACAGTGGGGAAAGCGACTTCACCTGCTGGGCTCTCAACTATGGCCCACAGCTACAGCCACATCGCCACTAGCAAGAGCACCATCCCCTCACAGCCTTCTACCGCGGATGGCACAACCAATGAGTCTGTCCCCATCACCAGGAGCCCCGCTCCTTCTGTCCAGCTGACCAGGGCCAACAGCAGCCAAGAGGCAAACATCACCTTATTTAGGACCACAGCCTTAGCAAAGACCTTGAAGACAGCCAGCGTGGCTGGAGGGAAGACCCCAACAGCTATGCCCACCGCGGTTCAGACAAGGTGGACCACAGAAGCCACTGCGG ATGGGGATGGAGGCTTTTTCCTCCTGCGGCTGAGTGTGGCCTCCCCAGAAGACCTCACTGACCCCAGAGTGGCAGAGAGGCTGGTGCAGCAG